The following coding sequences lie in one Kribbella sp. NBC_00709 genomic window:
- a CDS encoding serine/threonine-protein kinase, with amino-acid sequence MGVGLGTGDRMLIAKRYRLGPSVGRGGMGEVFRATDELLGRVVAVKLLLPSDRDTRAGERFQREARAAARLSDPHVVSVYDFGPHGEGFFLVMELVEGRTVAAELAQQGTLPKDRAIDIVEQAAAGLAAAHLEDVVHRDVKPGNLLLTADGTVKVADFGIAHLPGEGTNTLTATGQIIGSTHYLAPERAKGEQAGKAADVYALGCVLYQLVTGQPPFTAEHPTAILYQHVDTAPVRPSLDRPELGGAFESVLLRMLAKDAADRPSATEIAGGALRAQSPAPASLVPAVVAANNDPVVTATQPPLDAPGTPNRTRRKTLLVGGIAVLATGAAVLAGVLLNGNDPKLPPTTDVGPASSPSTQAPSSTATRTASSGGETRTSTSTRPTQSASPTATPSTASPSASPTGTSSPTASPSAPTRSSTTPSVPTPTPSTGDSPSSAPPSSAPATTPPPGTSSPSPQRTATPPAAD; translated from the coding sequence ATGGGGGTCGGGCTGGGTACGGGGGATCGGATGCTTATTGCCAAGCGGTACAGGCTGGGGCCTTCTGTTGGTCGGGGTGGCATGGGGGAGGTGTTCCGTGCCACGGACGAGCTGCTGGGGCGGGTGGTCGCGGTCAAGTTGCTGCTGCCGTCCGATCGGGACACGCGCGCGGGTGAGCGGTTCCAGCGGGAGGCGCGAGCCGCCGCGAGGCTGAGTGACCCGCACGTGGTCTCGGTGTACGACTTCGGTCCCCACGGCGAAGGCTTCTTCCTGGTGATGGAGCTCGTCGAGGGTCGCACCGTCGCAGCCGAGTTGGCTCAGCAGGGAACGCTGCCGAAGGATCGCGCGATCGACATCGTCGAGCAGGCCGCCGCGGGCCTGGCCGCCGCGCACCTGGAGGACGTCGTTCATCGCGATGTGAAGCCGGGCAACCTGCTGCTGACGGCGGACGGGACCGTCAAGGTCGCGGACTTCGGCATCGCTCACCTTCCAGGTGAGGGGACGAACACGCTCACGGCGACCGGCCAGATCATCGGCAGCACGCACTATCTCGCCCCCGAGCGGGCGAAGGGTGAGCAGGCGGGCAAGGCAGCCGACGTCTACGCGCTGGGTTGTGTCCTCTATCAGCTGGTGACCGGTCAGCCGCCGTTCACGGCGGAACATCCGACCGCGATTCTTTACCAGCACGTCGACACCGCTCCGGTACGCCCGAGTCTGGACCGCCCCGAGTTGGGCGGAGCGTTCGAGAGCGTCCTGCTCCGGATGCTCGCGAAGGACGCCGCCGACCGTCCGTCCGCGACCGAGATCGCGGGTGGCGCCTTGCGTGCCCAGTCACCAGCTCCCGCAAGCCTCGTGCCGGCCGTCGTGGCAGCGAACAACGACCCGGTCGTCACCGCTACGCAGCCACCACTCGACGCGCCCGGGACGCCGAACCGGACGCGAAGGAAGACCCTTCTCGTCGGAGGGATCGCCGTACTCGCGACCGGAGCGGCTGTGCTGGCCGGGGTCCTGCTCAACGGCAACGATCCGAAGCTGCCCCCCACGACCGACGTCGGTCCTGCGAGCAGCCCCAGCACGCAAGCCCCGAGCTCCACCGCGACCAGGACGGCATCGAGCGGCGGCGAGACCCGGACGAGCACCTCGACCCGGCCGACGCAAAGCGCCTCGCCGACGGCGACGCCGAGCACCGCCTCGCCCAGCGCGTCGCCGACCGGCACCTCGTCGCCGACAGCGTCGCCGAGCGCGCCCACCCGGAGCAGCACCACGCCGAGCGTTCCCACCCCAACGCCCTCGACCGGAGACTCCCCGTCGAGCGCGCCGCCGAGCAGCGCTCCGGCAACGACTCCGCCGCCTGGCACGTCGTCGCCCAGCCCGCAGCGCACTGCAACCCCGCCGGCAGCCGACTGA
- a CDS encoding VOC family protein: MTQTAIHLIVNDPDQAASWYAAALGARETSRLTLPDGRTLTIDLLLGDTVLAVAGEFPDRGMRTPAALGGTPAALHVQVPDVDAAWAQALQAGATVFEPVHDAFWGDRTVQFLDPSGHRWALDQHVQDVSPEEIAERAAELFGASA, encoded by the coding sequence GTGACTCAGACAGCGATTCATTTGATCGTCAACGATCCAGATCAGGCCGCCTCCTGGTACGCCGCAGCGTTGGGCGCACGCGAGACGAGCCGACTCACGCTCCCCGACGGCCGCACCCTGACCATCGACCTCCTGCTCGGCGACACGGTGCTGGCGGTGGCGGGAGAGTTCCCGGACCGCGGCATGCGCACTCCGGCCGCTCTGGGCGGCACACCCGCCGCTCTGCACGTCCAGGTCCCCGACGTCGACGCCGCCTGGGCGCAGGCGCTGCAGGCGGGCGCCACAGTCTTCGAACCGGTGCACGACGCCTTCTGGGGCGACCGCACCGTCCAGTTCCTCGACCCATCGGGCCACCGCTGGGCGTTGGACCAGCACGTACAGGACGTGTCGCCCGAAGAGATCGCCGAGCGAGCAGCCGAACTGTTCGGCGCCTCAGCCTGA
- a CDS encoding CGNR zinc finger domain-containing protein, which yields MTYQPELIGGHLALDLVNTVAWRHDPTRTIDRFADLSNVERWLLAAGVRTDQAAVTPRLRDDLVAVRRIAYEVLAGLAVGDQPAPAAIDALHDLISGAVRSASVELNPFGWRAEDPEDTVRLAVWRLFEDEDLGRLRRCGDDGCGWLFLDRSKNGSRRWCSSADCGNRARARRHYARARDGSTA from the coding sequence GTGACGTATCAGCCGGAGTTGATCGGCGGGCATCTCGCGCTCGACCTGGTGAACACCGTGGCGTGGCGTCACGATCCCACCCGCACGATCGATCGGTTCGCCGACCTGTCGAATGTGGAGCGCTGGCTGCTGGCCGCCGGCGTACGCACGGATCAAGCAGCGGTGACGCCACGGCTGCGCGACGACCTGGTGGCCGTTCGACGCATCGCGTACGAGGTCCTCGCAGGCCTCGCCGTCGGAGACCAGCCCGCTCCCGCTGCGATCGACGCGCTGCACGACCTCATCTCCGGGGCTGTCCGGTCGGCATCCGTTGAGCTGAATCCCTTCGGATGGCGGGCCGAAGATCCGGAAGACACGGTCCGGCTGGCGGTCTGGCGGTTGTTCGAGGACGAAGACCTGGGTCGGCTGCGCCGGTGCGGAGACGACGGCTGCGGCTGGCTGTTCCTGGACCGGAGCAAGAACGGCTCGCGCCGCTGGTGCAGTTCGGCCGACTGCGGCAACCGGGCTCGCGCCCGACGGCATTACGCGCGGGCCCGGGATGGATCGACAGCATGA
- a CDS encoding AzlD domain-containing protein — translation MKLWLCVLVVSITNWLMKAAGPLVLGKRELPPAVVGVTQLTAPALLAGLIVTDLGGRSIDWTQLVGVGVAGILNLVRIPMLPAAAAGVAATALIRLVSN, via the coding sequence ATGAAGCTGTGGCTGTGCGTACTGGTGGTCAGCATCACTAACTGGTTGATGAAGGCCGCAGGCCCGCTGGTCCTGGGGAAGCGCGAGCTCCCGCCGGCCGTGGTCGGTGTCACCCAACTGACAGCTCCGGCGTTGCTCGCCGGACTGATCGTCACCGACCTCGGCGGCCGCTCGATCGACTGGACCCAACTGGTCGGCGTAGGCGTCGCCGGCATCCTCAATCTCGTCCGGATCCCGATGTTGCCGGCCGCCGCCGCAGGCGTCGCCGCCACGGCCCTCATCCGCCTGGTGTCGAACTGA
- a CDS encoding AzlC family ABC transporter permease, with product MTGSGRQSFARGLRLGIGPGLATGVLALNFGAEARARGWGTVAPVVFSAFAFSGSAQFTLLSSLSGATVLAAIVAAMVINVRYLVMSVALAPSLRGGRLARMLQAQAIVDASFVAAHEQGNRYDVWRMIGVSVPQWICWTGGTAVGVLAAPSPDLMHKLGLDVAFPAFFIILLIDEVRRSRRAVVACLLGAVISAGLLFVTGPSYALLGAAAATLIGLRRGRSDEAVAVRTGGQHH from the coding sequence ATGACGGGGTCCGGTCGGCAGTCGTTCGCCCGCGGCCTTCGGCTCGGCATCGGGCCGGGGCTCGCGACCGGCGTACTGGCACTGAACTTCGGTGCCGAGGCGCGGGCGCGGGGCTGGGGGACCGTGGCGCCGGTCGTGTTCTCCGCGTTCGCGTTCAGCGGGTCGGCGCAGTTCACCTTGCTCAGTTCGTTGTCCGGAGCAACGGTCCTGGCCGCGATCGTCGCGGCCATGGTGATCAACGTGCGTTACCTGGTGATGAGCGTGGCGCTCGCGCCGAGCCTGCGCGGCGGCCGGCTGGCCCGCATGCTCCAGGCGCAAGCCATCGTCGACGCTTCGTTCGTGGCCGCTCACGAACAGGGCAATCGGTACGACGTCTGGCGGATGATCGGCGTCAGTGTCCCGCAATGGATCTGCTGGACCGGCGGCACCGCGGTCGGCGTACTCGCCGCTCCGTCGCCGGATCTCATGCACAAGCTCGGGCTGGACGTGGCGTTCCCCGCGTTCTTCATCATCTTGCTGATCGACGAGGTACGTCGATCCCGCCGCGCGGTCGTTGCCTGTCTGCTCGGTGCGGTGATCTCCGCCGGGCTGTTGTTCGTCACCGGCCCCAGCTACGCCTTGCTCGGCGCTGCTGCGGCCACCCTGATCGGACTACGACGAGGGAGGTCTGATGAAGCTGTGGCTGTGCGTACTGGTGGTCAGCATCACTAA
- a CDS encoding TetR/AcrR family transcriptional regulator has product MPADRTVRSARRSGPAQAPAELRERILSATRELLQERRFDGLSVADILTAAGVSRASFYFYFPSKQAVLGDLVRAAVTQGQRAARPWIDHEQDPVEALRAGVADGARLWRENAGVLMAIVESWGSDEGLRELWLEQMNLFTEAATARIESDPEALRHLGSANPRDVAASLTWMGERLYYLAAAAVPPFDDEEVLVDTLTTAWTSILYGETGVVH; this is encoded by the coding sequence ATGCCTGCCGACCGCACCGTGCGCTCAGCCCGTCGATCCGGACCCGCCCAGGCGCCCGCCGAGCTTCGGGAGCGGATCCTGTCCGCGACGCGCGAGCTGCTGCAGGAGCGTCGCTTCGACGGCCTGAGCGTGGCCGACATCCTGACCGCCGCAGGCGTTTCCCGGGCCAGCTTCTACTTCTACTTCCCGAGCAAGCAGGCCGTGCTGGGTGACCTGGTGCGCGCGGCCGTAACGCAGGGGCAGCGGGCAGCTCGCCCGTGGATCGACCACGAGCAGGACCCGGTCGAAGCACTTCGAGCGGGTGTGGCTGATGGAGCGCGGTTGTGGCGTGAGAATGCCGGCGTCCTGATGGCCATCGTGGAGAGCTGGGGATCGGACGAAGGGCTTCGGGAGCTGTGGCTCGAGCAGATGAACCTGTTCACCGAGGCCGCCACAGCCCGGATCGAGTCCGACCCCGAGGCCCTACGGCACCTCGGCTCCGCGAACCCCCGCGACGTCGCCGCCTCGCTGACCTGGATGGGAGAACGTCTCTACTATCTGGCCGCCGCCGCGGTCCCGCCGTTCGACGACGAGGAAGTGCTCGTCGACACCCTCACCACCGCCTGGACCTCGATCCTGTACGGCGAGACCGGCGTTGTGCATTGA